CTCGTAGAATATCTGAAGCATCTTCTCTCGCTTCTCTTCCGACGAGAGTCCACGTTTCTTCGACTGCACACGACCCGAAAAGTAACAAATATGTAAATCCACGGCACAATCTGGCCAGCAATCCATGGTCGCCAAGTAAGAGAACAGCAATCCGACGGAACCTAACAAAACTCAGCACAAATCGCGTCCGCAAATCGAAACGACGTAGCAAAAATCAAAGCACCATCAAGACTCCAGAGGATCAGGAATAGCCCTAAAATCCAAAACCGGATGCACCAAGCATCAAACGACGACCAGTTCGACTTGAGAACCAGCAGGCAATTCGGCCTAACCCTAGACCTCGAAACTCGAAACCCTAGCTGAAATTCGCGAATCGAATGGTCGCTCCAAAGTCCAAACTGAATCCAACCTCAGATCGGCCCCAAAAATCACAGACGAAAAGCACAGTTAACGTCGAGAGATCTCCCATTTTGCTGCTGCGGCAGGTTCCGcggttcttctctctctctctctctctctcgttcttctttTGGCGGGAATTTGGTTTTACACCGGGAGCCAGGTTTGAGTTTCGAGCCTTTTTTCACTCGCTCGACAAAGGTTGGCGGAAATTTACAAGTTGCTCCCCcatcttttcaaattattacgTTTTGCACCCCCGGAAatttaacaatatatataatagatCACATGATCCAATGTATCGCACGAATTTTTCCAGACTAATTTGCACAAACCAAAGTGCCCATTTCTTTataatcaaataatatttacctCGCAGGGATGTTATTCTTTCGGAGTTAAAAcgttgaaaatatcaaaaaatagaCCAATTCGATATGCTTAATTGTCAAAGCATGGACAATTGAGAGACATTCCATAAagcatttaatcaatttaagaaAGACTAATGTCGAAACGAAACGAAAAGTTTAGGATCAAAGTCCATCGACCATTTTGCTTGAATTATGTTTTTCCAGTTATTTCTCTTCTAGTTCTTTTGCATGCGATCTTAAGTTACCAACCATATAACTTCGACAAAGGGTTTGTGATTATTGTTCATTTGAGAGCATGATGCGTTACACGACATATATGAGCTTAATACATTCAAGTCTTAAATCATGTTGTCTCACGTGAAATCCGACCCCATTTAATTGTATTGCTCCCAGTTGTTGAGCTCAAAATGTCAAATGCATTCTGCATTTGGTCATCAGGACAAAGACTGACATAGGTTTgaataaatgggaaaaaaaaaccccCACATAACATGTGCATGTGTTTGATCCTATGAAGCGGTACACTTCAAGataaaaccaaaataaataaataaaattcaaaagtagtaaaaaaaaaaaaaatcaattggatTAAAAAGGACTGAAATGGAAAATCCCTAGATCTAGGGATTGTGGCCACCGCCGCTGCCAAAGCCGCCGCAATCGAAGACGACTACCACCACCAGCGTCTCCCATCCACGACGGCGCAAATCTAAAGTGATTTAAACTTGAGAACTTCCTCTACTATGTTAGTGCCCACTTGTTAGAGCCATCTTCTGTGCGAGCCTAGCATCGACACTATATGGCTTCACTgctgcaaaaaaaaatagaattgatacTTACGACGcgacttaaaaaaaataaaaataaattattgagcAGAAAGTCAGTGCTATGTCGTATGCGGGTCCTCTGTCACATGAGTGTCAACCCGATTTCTTCCACATTCAAGACGTGTTAATTTGCTCATATGGTGACCTTGTGATCAACAACATGGTCACCTTTGGTAGCTGTTATAGCAAGTATGATTTTGCAGTCCCTGTTACAGCGATGCTGATCACATTGTAGTTCTATTTACAAGAGAGAAGCTAAAATTGGGATGACGAGCGTGGACTTTACATAGCTTCGCCAATTTTGCCCATGATGTTTCGGCTTTGCATAGGCTTTCCCACTTCAAACCTTCGAATTTGACCGCACAGATTTTAATGGAGGGTATTTATAGGTCGGTTTGATTTGGAAAGATTCGCGATTGATTAGCGATGAAGCAAATGACCATTCTTATTTTGTtaagtttctttcttcttcttctttttgattaGCTATAACATTGCTGGTGTCGCGTAGTTTCAGTTGTGCTAAGCCGAAAGATGATGGTGGAGATGTCGATCGGTTCACTTCAGCTGCTCTTCCTTTGTATTCTCACTGTAGTTCCAACGAATTGGCAGCTTCAAACAGGTCAGCAAGGGCCTACATGGTAACAATTCTATTTCTtccgatttctattcttttgttcaccagaataaacaaagaatataaatccatttggtaacgccaacttatttttctattccctgaaatagaaaagcaactagggaatagatttagattagaaataagaaaaaataaaaaaataacatcttgttcccaagaataatttttagaaataaacaatttttttcttttgttcttcttgctTGCTATGGCCGCCTGCCACCGCCCGACCAATGGCGACCATCGTCGCCGCTACTCGACCGGTGGTGACCATCGTCGCCGTGGCTGCCTAATCGTCATTGTTGCCGCCCACAGCCCATTGGCCACCCCTAATCGTCGACGATTACCATTGACTGTCGGCAGCCTGCCACCACCGCCAATCGCCGCCACTTGACCATCAGCAGCCTGCCATCACTACCAACCATCACCGGCCACCGCCTGGCACCGCACAACTACGCCCGCTGACCGTTGCCACATGACTGCCGCCCACAACCCACCAACCTGTCCTCTCCTATGGTTGCCCATTCGTCGAAGGCAAACGGCCACGGGCGGTCAACGGTGGCCAATGGGCTCTCAACAACTGTCATGCGGTGAAAGTTGATGTGCGATGGTCGTGCGGCGGTTGTGCGGTCTGCATGCAATGGTCGTGCAATGGCTGTGCAGCGGCCATGCGATGGCCG
This genomic stretch from Eucalyptus grandis isolate ANBG69807.140 chromosome 3, ASM1654582v1, whole genome shotgun sequence harbors:
- the LOC120285970 gene encoding uncharacterized protein LOC120285970 isoform X2 translates to MGDLSTLTVLFVCDFWGRSESKKRGLSSEEKREKMLQIFYESRDFFLRMQYQLPMRQPIDGQVGISDDLDYLEMSTPGN